One segment of Sesamum indicum cultivar Zhongzhi No. 13 linkage group LG4, S_indicum_v1.0, whole genome shotgun sequence DNA contains the following:
- the LOC110011863 gene encoding ferric reduction oxidase 2-like isoform X2 produces the protein MDLVQIKGWPHEQIKSIQITIKLLILVIFLGYIMIWIMMPTNVFWLHWLPDIHKKADSTYFGEQGAYILIYSSPILLIATLGCLCLHLEKYTDDSENRTPRDRRFVTWRQPVLLRGPLGIVSWTELSCLVMFVVLLVWSVSAYVHSMFKNITRQSASKMGELVWEVKLDSVALLLGLVGNLCLSFLFFPVTRGSPILRLVGLTSESTVKYHIWLGHTVLTLFTAHGLCYIIFWANTHQMLEMLKWSKVGISNAAGEVALLSGLAMWITSLSVVRRKLFELFFYTHHLYIVSILFFVLHVGFSYSCIMLPGFYLFLIDRFLRFLQSQQRIRLISARVLPCQAMELNFSKDPKLTYNPSSIMFINMKSISKLQWHPFTVTSNNNIDPDQLSIVIKSEGSWSQKLYEKLSSPTPTDRLDISVEGPYSPTSTSFLRHEMLVLVSGGSGITPFISIIRELIFLASTKKKTPRILLVAVFKKSADLTMLDLLLPLSGTSHDISHLQLQIQAYVTRDRNPSTDSQKLTQSIWLKPSVVDRPVSAVLGSNSWLWLGAVISASFIIFLLLIGLLNHYYIYPVDHNTNMIYPYAARSMINTVFLCVSVVIAATLAFIWNKKQNMRDTRQIQDSDSPTPMSCPVPESWRYNVETELESITHRSFKQVTTVHYGRRPNLQKILSENSESNVGVLVSGPKKMREDVAGICSSDLTKNLHYRSFSFNW, from the exons ATGGATTTGGTTCAAATAAAAGGATGGCCTCATGAACAAATTAAGAGTattcaaattacaataaagCTGCTGATTTTGGTGATTTTTCTGGGGTACATTATGATATGGATAATGATGCCCACAAATGTATTCTGGCTGCACTGGTTGCCTGATATCCATAAAAAGGCAGATTCGACATACTTTGGAGAACAAG GCGCATATATTCTTATCTACTCTTCCCCTATCCTACTTATTGCTACATTGGGATGTCTATGTCTCCATCTGGAGAAGTACACTGATGACAGTGAGAACAG AACTCCAAGGGATCGACGTTTTGTCACATGGCGACAACCCGTACTCTTGAGGGGCCCTCTTGGCATTGTCTCCTGGACGGAACTATCCTGCTTAGTAATGTTTGTTGTACTGTTAGTCTGGTCTGTCTCAGCCTATGTCCACAGTATGTTCAAGAATATCACTAGACAGTCTGCATCGAAGATGGGCGAGCTTGT GTGGGAAGTAAAGCTAGACAGTGTAGCTCTCCTGCTAGGCCTTGTTGGCAACCTCTGTTTGTCTTTCCTCTTCTTCCCAGTGACTCGAGGATCTCCAATCTTGCGCCTGGTAGGACTTACGTCGGAGTCCACCGTTAAGTATCACATTTGGCTTGGCCATACTGTTTTGACCTTATTCACTGCACATGGTCTAtgttacattattttttgggCTAACACACATCAGATGTTGGAG ATGCTGAAATGGAGTAAAGTTGGAATTTCAAATGCGGCTGGAGAAGTAGCTTTGCTGTCAGGGCTAGCCATGTGGATCACGAGCTTGTCTGTTGTCAGGAGAAAACTGTTTGAGCTCTTCTTCTACACGCATCATCTGTACATTGtttctattcttttctttgttttacaTGTGGGCTTCTCTTATTCTTGCATCATGCTCCCTGGATTCTACCTTTTCTTGATCGACCGTTTTCTAAGATTCTTACAATCCCAGCAACGGATCCGCTTGATCTCCGCCCGTGTTTTGCCTTGCCAGGCTATGGAACTCAACTTCTCCAAGGATCCAA AACTAACTTACAATCCATCAAGCATTATGTTCATCAACATGAAAAGCATATCCAAGCTACAATGGCATCCATTCACAGTCACCTCGAATAATAACATAGATCCAGATCAACTCAGCATTGTCATCAAAAGTGAAGGGAGCTGGTCTCAGAAGCTTTACGAGAAGCTTTCGTCTCCAACACCAACAGATCGTCTCGATATCTCTGTAGAAGGACCCTACTCACCTACATCAACCTCATTTTTAAG GCATGAAATGCTAGTGCTGGTGAGTGGTGGGAGCGGCATCACTCCTTTTATATCCATCATCAGGGAACTCATTTTTCTTGCAAGCACAAAGAAAAAGACTCCAAGAATCCTTCTTGTCGCTGTTTTCAAGAAATCTGCAGATCTCACGATGCTAgatcttcttcttccattgTCAGGGACTTCTCATGACATTTCCCATCTGCAGCTGCAAATCCAAGCTTACGTCACTAGAGACAGAAATCCCTCGACAGACAGCCAGAAACTGACCCAGAGCATATGGTTAAAGCCAAGTGTAGTAGATAGGCCAGTGTCTGCAGTTTTAGGCTCAAACAGCTGGCTCTGGCTTGGAGCTGTTATCTCAGCATCTTTCATCATTTTCCTCCTTCTAATTGGGCTGCTTAACCATTACTACATCTACCCCGTCGATCATAACACCAACATGATATATCCATACGCTGCAAGATCAATGATCAATACAGTATTCTTGTGTGTGTCTGTGGTGATTGCTGCCACTCTAGCTTTCATTTGGAACAAGAAACAGAACATGAGGGACACGAGACAGATTCAAGATTCTGATAGCCCAACTCCCATGTCATGTCCAGTGCCAGAATCATGGCGTTACAATGTTGAAACAGAACTAGAAAGCATTACGCACAGGTCTTTCAAGCAAGTTACTACCGTACATTATGGCAGAAGGCCCAATCTGCAGA AAATACTATCTGAGAACAGCGAATCCAATGTTGGTGTGTTAGTCAGCGGGCCGAAGAAGATGAGGGAAGATGTAGCTGGAATATGTTCATCTGATCTTACCAAAAACCTGCATTATAGATCTTTCAGCTTTAACTGGTAA
- the LOC110011863 gene encoding ferric reduction oxidase 2-like isoform X1, protein MDLVQIKGWPHEQIKSIQITIKLLILVIFLGYIMIWIMMPTNVFWLHWLPDIHKKADSTYFGEQGAYILIYSSPILLIATLGCLCLHLEKYTDDSENRTPRDRRFVTWRQPVLLRGPLGIVSWTELSCLVMFVVLLVWSVSAYVHSMFKNITRQSASKMGELVWEVKLDSVALLLGLVGNLCLSFLFFPVTRGSPILRLVGLTSESTVKYHIWLGHTVLTLFTAHGLCYIIFWANTHQMLEVYHILPLQSHKFELVPHRRIKFSNAFVNLQMLKWSKVGISNAAGEVALLSGLAMWITSLSVVRRKLFELFFYTHHLYIVSILFFVLHVGFSYSCIMLPGFYLFLIDRFLRFLQSQQRIRLISARVLPCQAMELNFSKDPKLTYNPSSIMFINMKSISKLQWHPFTVTSNNNIDPDQLSIVIKSEGSWSQKLYEKLSSPTPTDRLDISVEGPYSPTSTSFLRHEMLVLVSGGSGITPFISIIRELIFLASTKKKTPRILLVAVFKKSADLTMLDLLLPLSGTSHDISHLQLQIQAYVTRDRNPSTDSQKLTQSIWLKPSVVDRPVSAVLGSNSWLWLGAVISASFIIFLLLIGLLNHYYIYPVDHNTNMIYPYAARSMINTVFLCVSVVIAATLAFIWNKKQNMRDTRQIQDSDSPTPMSCPVPESWRYNVETELESITHRSFKQVTTVHYGRRPNLQKILSENSESNVGVLVSGPKKMREDVAGICSSDLTKNLHYRSFSFNW, encoded by the exons ATGGATTTGGTTCAAATAAAAGGATGGCCTCATGAACAAATTAAGAGTattcaaattacaataaagCTGCTGATTTTGGTGATTTTTCTGGGGTACATTATGATATGGATAATGATGCCCACAAATGTATTCTGGCTGCACTGGTTGCCTGATATCCATAAAAAGGCAGATTCGACATACTTTGGAGAACAAG GCGCATATATTCTTATCTACTCTTCCCCTATCCTACTTATTGCTACATTGGGATGTCTATGTCTCCATCTGGAGAAGTACACTGATGACAGTGAGAACAG AACTCCAAGGGATCGACGTTTTGTCACATGGCGACAACCCGTACTCTTGAGGGGCCCTCTTGGCATTGTCTCCTGGACGGAACTATCCTGCTTAGTAATGTTTGTTGTACTGTTAGTCTGGTCTGTCTCAGCCTATGTCCACAGTATGTTCAAGAATATCACTAGACAGTCTGCATCGAAGATGGGCGAGCTTGT GTGGGAAGTAAAGCTAGACAGTGTAGCTCTCCTGCTAGGCCTTGTTGGCAACCTCTGTTTGTCTTTCCTCTTCTTCCCAGTGACTCGAGGATCTCCAATCTTGCGCCTGGTAGGACTTACGTCGGAGTCCACCGTTAAGTATCACATTTGGCTTGGCCATACTGTTTTGACCTTATTCACTGCACATGGTCTAtgttacattattttttgggCTAACACACATCAGATGTTGGAGGTATATCATATTCTCCCACTGCAAAGTCACAAATTTGAACTTGTTCCACATAGAAGGATCAAATTCAGCAATGCTTTTGTAAACCTGCAGATGCTGAAATGGAGTAAAGTTGGAATTTCAAATGCGGCTGGAGAAGTAGCTTTGCTGTCAGGGCTAGCCATGTGGATCACGAGCTTGTCTGTTGTCAGGAGAAAACTGTTTGAGCTCTTCTTCTACACGCATCATCTGTACATTGtttctattcttttctttgttttacaTGTGGGCTTCTCTTATTCTTGCATCATGCTCCCTGGATTCTACCTTTTCTTGATCGACCGTTTTCTAAGATTCTTACAATCCCAGCAACGGATCCGCTTGATCTCCGCCCGTGTTTTGCCTTGCCAGGCTATGGAACTCAACTTCTCCAAGGATCCAA AACTAACTTACAATCCATCAAGCATTATGTTCATCAACATGAAAAGCATATCCAAGCTACAATGGCATCCATTCACAGTCACCTCGAATAATAACATAGATCCAGATCAACTCAGCATTGTCATCAAAAGTGAAGGGAGCTGGTCTCAGAAGCTTTACGAGAAGCTTTCGTCTCCAACACCAACAGATCGTCTCGATATCTCTGTAGAAGGACCCTACTCACCTACATCAACCTCATTTTTAAG GCATGAAATGCTAGTGCTGGTGAGTGGTGGGAGCGGCATCACTCCTTTTATATCCATCATCAGGGAACTCATTTTTCTTGCAAGCACAAAGAAAAAGACTCCAAGAATCCTTCTTGTCGCTGTTTTCAAGAAATCTGCAGATCTCACGATGCTAgatcttcttcttccattgTCAGGGACTTCTCATGACATTTCCCATCTGCAGCTGCAAATCCAAGCTTACGTCACTAGAGACAGAAATCCCTCGACAGACAGCCAGAAACTGACCCAGAGCATATGGTTAAAGCCAAGTGTAGTAGATAGGCCAGTGTCTGCAGTTTTAGGCTCAAACAGCTGGCTCTGGCTTGGAGCTGTTATCTCAGCATCTTTCATCATTTTCCTCCTTCTAATTGGGCTGCTTAACCATTACTACATCTACCCCGTCGATCATAACACCAACATGATATATCCATACGCTGCAAGATCAATGATCAATACAGTATTCTTGTGTGTGTCTGTGGTGATTGCTGCCACTCTAGCTTTCATTTGGAACAAGAAACAGAACATGAGGGACACGAGACAGATTCAAGATTCTGATAGCCCAACTCCCATGTCATGTCCAGTGCCAGAATCATGGCGTTACAATGTTGAAACAGAACTAGAAAGCATTACGCACAGGTCTTTCAAGCAAGTTACTACCGTACATTATGGCAGAAGGCCCAATCTGCAGA AAATACTATCTGAGAACAGCGAATCCAATGTTGGTGTGTTAGTCAGCGGGCCGAAGAAGATGAGGGAAGATGTAGCTGGAATATGTTCATCTGATCTTACCAAAAACCTGCATTATAGATCTTTCAGCTTTAACTGGTAA
- the LOC105160446 gene encoding uncharacterized protein LOC105160446, translated as MLSSVGLEVMNSSNPELNWNTVTKGRRSRKSIARSLNGVAKVSNSASPKRVGDFSGSDSDKFGEAVLGQSTSGKSESVPIKKRRHLLQTPLPHSWTPSLRRQGSLSPRTRSSSPFSEDQEQLPYRNCSSGQRISNWQLRGVDGSTKVRFGGGFDNIFLCDRTGHGYTDAGDFSGIELLAAAASMDDDADNAKEDVLVAGDSLMPRDPDASSSAAYYKLGLHGNESQNSLSNATVGGGNTGCPVALNNSAAGLHSTSGSPEEGTMPKVNRQHWDLNTLMDAWDEPYDNSNAGNTLKDVDDMHMEERQKVPGNHILSNSDGTEDESSNLKIEENKSTTVSPDRTSSKLPALEEHLLEPPNSSNSKAAEEMFDPKGNAVERNPDQVLSCDAHKQASNQVISTDAIHDSSPFAKQCCSSGMTSVENISTLSRPVAITQDEDCSSNVSECERTTAFDMIQTVAQDVATNDVPASDLSESVSNVQRQNTKDFQNASELHGTFTQDGQSVLIDDSKSQNSGTFASRSARADCQGNVQPSELVVKQEDNILPDEGSKGIAMEDSCKSSSAGAQCDDPTTSVGKISSAIEAQHESDLSQDNHFHMVDGDDLARFQEGYDSPYEDGELRGSFLYSWEDNELENECVDYESDGRNGDGSDAADYPGSEIIEGCSGGSDGTQRRSLLAKRLPEGTGIKSVPSKDSVRRHFVKDDSENNEIAGRGSNAGSGTTVEQAVGMVIEENDDGINRRQLTDRREAVDFKVTQMDDYASKTGRGKLQSRIEGRSSMDATDEKDLLFVEQCRSRRLGGSYSRTERDTSPDKHLGRYRSTTHGERDGVHHWTSWGSRRRFAPSYEGAEGRSHTRPRGIAGDSADKIGGFGYNDPRQTASYLSKGLHRPLVRRSPVDRDGYFVVRRRVPPTRGVSNYRSRGHYSQRAGRDLGEDFDPLPDDAGASVRLPRYLSRRERSFSPGSGRSAHMPLPRRRSRSRSRTRSPRAWHSHRERFLGTRRHSRSPDFRSDTRVERVRIPFSKPTFASDFGEGYISPSRGHFSPQRNSRWVDDRTFADNHLRRRRSPMRVFRRTQRFDSVGSSGRLKSDEYFRPMIRPGRFSFMANGGRECKLESNYDDRRRDDSSEVMHRGLHSDEGGNVRRFRHTAADDFETSNLNNDDDVRVTDPRDVPQTQGDREDKRAYKI; from the exons ATGCTTAGCAGTGTGGGTCTTGAAGTTATGAACTCCAGCAATCCAGAGTTAAATTGGAATACAGTGACGAAAGGAAGGCGCTCCAGGAAGTCGATAGCTAGAAGCTTGAATGGTGTTGCAAAAGTAAGCAATTCTGCTAGCCCGAAAAGGGTTGGAGATTTTTCTGGCTCTGATTCTGACAAG TTTGGTGAAGCTGTTCTTGGACAATCAACTTCTGGTAAGTCAGAGAGTGTtccaatcaagaaaagaagacaTTTACTTCAAACTCCATTACCTCACTCTTGGACTCCCTCCTTGCGCCGCCAAGGTTCTCTCTCGCCACGAACTCGTTCTTCTTCACCATTTTCTGAAGACCAAGAGCAACTTCCATATCGTAATTGCTCCTCAGGTCAGAGGATCTCCAACTGGCAATTAAGAGGAGTTGATGGGTCGACAAAAGTTAGATTTGGTGGAGGGTTTGATAACATCTTCCTGTGTGACCGAACAGGACATGGATATACTGATGCTGGGGACTTCTCTGGTATTGAACTTCTGGCAGCTGCTGCTAGCATGGATGATGATGCCGATAATGCTAAGGAAGACGTTCTTGTTGCAGGAGATTCTTTAATGCCAAGAGACCCAGATGCCTCCTCTTCAGCTGCATATTATAAACTAGGTTTACATGGTAATGAATCTCAGAACTCCTTGAGTAATGCAACAGTGGGTGGAGGTAATACTGGCTGCCCTGTAGCCTTGAACAACTCTGCTGCTGGTTTGCATAGCACGTCTGGAAGCCCAGAAGAGGGGACAATGCCAAAGGTAAACAGACAGCATTGGGATTTAAACACCCTGATGGATGCTTGGGATGAGCCGTATGATAATTCAAATGCTGGAAATACCTTAAAGGATGTTGATGATATGCATATGGAAGAGAGGCAGAAGGTTCCTGGGAATCATATACTTTCTAATTCAGATGGCACCGAAGATGAGTCGTCAAACctgaaaatagaagaaaataagTCTACAACAGTTTCGCCAGATAGAACCAGCAGCAAGCTGCCCGCCCTTGAGGAACATTTATTGGAACCACCAAATAGTTCTAATTCCAAAGCTGCTGAAGAGATGTTTGATCCGAAGGGAAATGCTGTTGAGAGGAACCCAGATCAAGTTTTAAGCTGTGATGCTCATAAGCAGGCTTCGAATCAAGTTATAAGCACAGATGCTATTCATGATAGTTCTCCTTTTGCTAAGCAGTGTTGCTCCTCTGGCATGACTTCTGTAGAAAATATCAGCACTCTGTCGAGACCTGTTGCTATAACACAGGATGAAGATTGTTCCAGTAATGTTAGCGAATGTGAGAGAACTACAGCTTTTGATATGATTCAGACAGTGGCTCAAGATGTTGCCACGAATGATGTACCAGCCAGTGACCTATCTGAATCTGTGAGCAACGTCCAGCGTCAAAACACTAAAGATTTTCAGAACGCCTCTGAACTGCATg GCACTTTTACTCAAGACGGTCAGTCTGTCCTAATTGATGATTCAAAGAGTCAGAACAGCGGAACTTTTGCCTCTCGTTCTGCAAGAGCTGATTGTCAGGGGAATGTACAACCGTCTGAACTTGTTGTCAAGCAGGAGGATAATATCCTTCCTGATGAAGGATCAAAGGGGATTGCAATGGAAGACTCGTGCAAGAGTAGTAGTGCTGGAGCACAATGTGATGACCCCACAACTTCTGTTGGAAAGATTAGTTCGGCTATTGAGGCCCAACATGAGTCTGATCTTTCTCAGGATAACCACTTTCACATGGTTGATGGAGATGACTTGGCTAGGTTCCAGGAAGGGTATGATTCTCCATACGAGGATGGGGAGTTGAGGGGTTCATTTTTGTATTCTTGGGAGGATAATGAGTTGGAAAATGAGTGTGTCGACTATGAATCTGATGGAAGAAACGGAGATGGTTCTGATGCTGCTGATTACCCTGGGTCCGAGATTATTGAAGGTTGTTCTGGGGGTTCTGATGGCACTCAAAGGAGAAGTTTGTTGGCGAAAAGATTGCCAGAAGGCACAGGGATTAAGAGTGTTCCTAGTAAAGATTCTGTGAGGAGACATTTTGTGAAAGATGACTCTGAAAATAACGAGATAGCAGGAAGGGGATCGAATGCAGGTTCTGGTACTACAGTTGAGCAGGCAGTGGGAATGGTTATCGAGGAAAATGATGATGGCATCAATAGGAGACAGCTGACGGACCGAAGAGAAGCAGTTGATTTTAAAGTAACACAAATGGACGACTATGCATCAAAGACTGGCAGGGGAAAGCTTCAATCTCGTATTGAAGGACGGTCATCTATGGATGCAACTGATGAGAAGGATCTTCTCTTTGTAGAGCAATGCag GTCACGTCGCCTCGGCGGTTCATATTCTCGGACTGAAAGGGATACGAGTCCTGACAAACACTTGGGTAGATATAGATCAACCACTCATGGTGAAAGAGATGGGGTTCATCACTGGACATCATGGGGTTCAAGAAGGCGATTTGCCCCAAGTTATGAGGGAGCGGAGGGTCGTAGCCACACCAGGCCAAGAGGTATAGCTGGTGATTCTGCAGATAAGATTGGTGGATTCGGCTATAATGATCCGAGGCAAACTGCTAGTTATTTGTCAAAAGGCTTGCATAGGCCCCTTGTGAGGAGATCACCAGTGGACAGGGATGGTTATTTTGTTGTGCGGAGAAGAGTGCCCCCAACACGAGGAGTCAGCAACTATAGAAGCAGGGGACATTATTCACAACGTGCGGGTAGAGATTTGGGAGAAGATTTTGACCCTCTCCCTGATGATGCTGGAGCATCTGTTCGCTTGCCACGTTATCTATCGAGGAGAGAACGCAGCTTTTCTCCAGGTTCTGGTAGAAGTGCTCATATGCCGTTACCCCGCAGGAGATCTCGTTCAAGATCCAGAACACGTTCCCCCAGGGCATGGCATTCCCACAGGGAACGCTTCTTGGGTACTAGAAGGCACAGCAGGTCTCCAGATTTCAGGTCTGACACGAGGGTGGAGAGAGTGAGGATTCCCTTTTCAAAACCTACTTTTGCATCCGATTTTGGAGAGGGTTACATATCCCCATCAAGAGGTCACTTCTCCCCACAACGGAACAGTCGATGGGTTGATGATCGAACTTTTGCAGATAACCATTTAAGGCGCAGGAGATCTCCGATGAGAGTTTTTAGGCGCACCCAGAGGTTTGATAGTGTTGGTTCTTCTGGACGATTGAAGTCAGATGAATACTTTAGACCCATGATTCGTCCTGGAAGATTCTCTTTCATGGCCAATGGTGGTAGAGAATGCAAATTAGAATCCAATTACGATGATAGAAGGCGTGATGACAGTAGTGAGGTGATGCATCGAGGACTGCATTCCGATGAAGGTGGAAATGTGAGGCGTTTCCGGCATACAGCAGCAGATGATTTTGAGACGAGCAACttgaataatgatgatgatgtccGAGTTACTGACCCAAGGGATGTGCCTCAGACTCAGGGTGATAGGGAAGATAAGAGAGCATATAAGATCTGA